From a region of the Bermanella marisrubri genome:
- a CDS encoding sirohydrochlorin chelatase: protein MHDLQARKPMKALLLIAHGSRKASSNQEVADLAAKLKQKDHGFDLIEHAFLELTDPKVPHTIDSLVNSGASHITLMPYFLAAGMHVTEDLPELLDDAKTQYPNVSFKLLTHLGAAQQMPEWILGFAQDKA, encoded by the coding sequence ATTCATGATTTACAAGCAAGGAAACCCATGAAGGCTCTATTACTTATCGCCCACGGTTCTCGCAAAGCCAGCTCAAATCAAGAAGTGGCCGACTTGGCTGCCAAGTTGAAGCAGAAAGACCACGGCTTCGACCTAATTGAACATGCCTTCCTTGAACTCACTGATCCCAAAGTGCCGCATACGATCGACTCCTTAGTGAACTCAGGCGCTAGCCACATTACCTTGATGCCATACTTCTTGGCCGCTGGTATGCATGTCACCGAGGACTTGCCGGAGCTATTGGATGATGCCAAAACGCAATACCCTAACGTCAGCTTTAAACTACTGACACATTTGGGCGCAGCTCAGCAAATGCCAGAGTGGATTTTGGGCTTTGCACAAGATAAAGCGTAA
- a CDS encoding Wadjet anti-phage system protein JetA family protein has translation MFFVQERLQFFRPLTSKYREQLVECLRELYRQLYSSSHAGSAEYGQALSRDAILNIFSEALVRAPIIQDDEEDESRFKSHRELAGFILNVLLEHGWIEKQVDQATLQSSFSFTRHGRQFVEPFLEDRLTNQVARHRNTRNVRNMLESFLEHGEVYDLLDAYEYSERIISDFTDVISELDERKRDLVREMEGQMLVQKASDQFFDFMEKRFQPDLSVRLSADNVEKYRDQISELVDDIRQSPKAFKAKAEKRLRELLPDLVHENQSVLWTVLDDIEHRLKSACEHILPLVRKALQNFTKRADIIIRQMSYLASQKHNDVVSVCKQLASMNEEQQAEQLERVADLMSVPQVGFIDPQHVRLAPPRRRTVIDTQVDEGLESVDEDSRKELYVQQALDQAFFVNNNKVRSFMIDQFKHRDEVISHEIPIDNANDLLALAHVVSVGAVDNLSSEYHFELNWIERSEHEYFEQKDVFSIRLVKNDSAAA, from the coding sequence ATGTTTTTTGTTCAGGAACGTTTACAGTTTTTTCGCCCCCTTACGAGTAAGTACCGTGAGCAGTTGGTGGAGTGTCTGCGAGAACTGTATCGTCAGCTTTACTCCAGTTCTCATGCGGGTAGTGCCGAATATGGCCAAGCCCTGAGTCGTGATGCCATTCTTAATATTTTCAGCGAAGCATTAGTACGTGCTCCAATTATTCAGGATGATGAAGAAGATGAAAGCCGCTTCAAAAGCCATCGGGAACTAGCGGGCTTTATTCTTAATGTCTTACTCGAGCACGGCTGGATTGAAAAACAAGTGGATCAAGCCACTTTGCAGTCAAGTTTTAGCTTCACACGCCATGGCCGTCAGTTTGTTGAGCCTTTCTTAGAGGATCGCCTAACCAATCAAGTGGCACGCCATCGCAATACGCGCAACGTGCGCAATATGCTGGAAAGCTTTTTAGAACATGGTGAAGTCTATGACTTGTTAGACGCCTACGAATACAGTGAGCGCATCATCAGTGATTTTACCGATGTAATTAGTGAGCTGGATGAGCGTAAGCGTGATTTAGTGCGTGAGATGGAAGGACAAATGCTGGTACAAAAAGCCAGTGATCAGTTCTTTGATTTCATGGAAAAGCGCTTCCAGCCCGATTTATCGGTGCGTTTAAGTGCCGATAACGTTGAGAAATATCGTGATCAGATCAGTGAGCTGGTGGATGATATTCGACAAAGTCCAAAAGCGTTTAAAGCCAAAGCGGAAAAACGCCTAAGAGAATTATTGCCAGATTTAGTACATGAAAATCAATCTGTTTTATGGACTGTGTTAGATGATATCGAGCATCGTTTAAAAAGCGCTTGTGAACATATCTTGCCGTTGGTGCGCAAAGCATTGCAAAACTTTACTAAGCGTGCCGATATTATTATTCGTCAAATGAGTTATCTCGCCAGCCAAAAGCACAATGATGTTGTATCCGTGTGCAAGCAATTGGCGTCGATGAATGAAGAACAGCAAGCAGAGCAATTGGAACGGGTCGCAGATCTCATGTCGGTTCCTCAGGTTGGGTTTATTGATCCGCAACATGTTCGACTTGCACCTCCACGTCGCCGTACGGTGATCGATACACAAGTGGATGAAGGTCTAGAAAGTGTTGATGAAGATAGTCGTAAAGAGCTTTATGTACAGCAAGCTCTAGATCAAGCTTTCTTTGTTAATAACAATAAAGTTCGCAGCTTCATGATTGATCAGTTTAAGCATCGAGATGAAGTCATTAGTCATGAAATACCCATTGATAACGCCAACGATTTGTTAGCACTTGCCCATGTAGTCAGTGTGGGGGCAGTGGATAATTTATCCAGTGAATATCACTTCGAATTAAATTGGATTGAGCGTAGTGAGCACGAATATTTTGAGCAAAAAGATGTGTTTTCTATTCGCTTAGTTAAAAACGATAGCGCAGCAGCTTAA
- a CDS encoding DUF4194 domain-containing protein: MLNSIEQQLEKEGIQLKEFSELIIRLMDYGVICRDESQVEQTLYDRYLRLEHLVQDYLSIMGIRVQHDKRFQFIRCFPPGAQVPGMDEDDQPFNGGLRVRLSQNEVALVLVLRSQYDKALREGQVDEQGCVLVSLESLSIALKNLLGRSLPEQMTERKSLFRRLRQLRLIQLSSEDALESAEFWLKIRPMIMSYVSDDVLSTLLAEDESPVEVGDEESESKVENEATDEENQSQAEASTEEEAQVNESDDQPEEPQEPSLTAIDVEDGPSVFAQETN; the protein is encoded by the coding sequence ATGTTAAATAGCATTGAACAGCAATTAGAAAAAGAAGGGATACAACTCAAAGAATTCAGTGAGTTGATTATCCGTTTAATGGATTATGGTGTTATTTGCCGTGACGAATCACAGGTTGAGCAAACGCTTTACGATCGTTATCTACGACTAGAGCATTTGGTTCAAGACTACCTATCTATCATGGGAATTCGCGTTCAGCATGATAAGCGTTTTCAATTTATTCGCTGCTTTCCACCGGGTGCACAAGTACCGGGTATGGATGAAGACGATCAACCGTTTAACGGCGGTTTACGTGTGCGGCTTAGCCAGAATGAAGTTGCTTTGGTGTTAGTATTGCGCAGCCAATACGACAAAGCACTGCGTGAAGGTCAAGTAGATGAGCAAGGCTGTGTATTGGTTTCTCTTGAGTCGTTAAGCATTGCACTTAAAAACTTATTAGGTCGTTCTTTGCCTGAACAAATGACAGAGCGTAAATCGCTATTCCGTCGCTTGCGTCAATTACGTTTGATTCAATTATCCAGTGAAGATGCGCTTGAAAGTGCCGAGTTCTGGTTAAAGATTCGTCCAATGATCATGAGCTATGTGAGTGATGATGTCTTGAGTACGCTTCTAGCGGAAGATGAATCTCCGGTGGAAGTCGGTGACGAAGAATCCGAATCAAAGGTTGAAAACGAAGCCACAGATGAAGAAAACCAATCACAAGCTGAAGCATCGACTGAAGAAGAAGCGCAAGTAAACGAAAGCGATGATCAGCCAGAAGAACCACAAGAACCATCATTGACCGCAATTGATGTCGAAGATGGACCGAGCGTCTTCGCACAGGAGACAAACTAA